The genome window ggacatgggttcgagccctggtccgggaagatcccacatgccgcggagcaactaagcccgtgcgccacaactactgagcctgcactcttgagcccgcgagccacaactactgagcctgcgctctagagcccgcatgccacaactactgagcctgcacgccacaactactgaagcccgcatgcctagagcccgtgctccacaagagaagccactgcaatgagaagcccgcgcaccgaaacgaagagcagcccctgcttgccgcaactagagaaagcccgcgtgtaagAACAAAGacgcaaagcagccaaaaataaatttaaaaaataaataaggtccccttatctaacaccatacacaaaaacaaactcaaaatggatcaaagacttaaatgtaagacctaaaactataaagctcttgaagaaaacatagggcaaaATCTTCATAGGGCAATgacttcttggatatgacacaaagacacagacaacaaaagaaaaagtagaaaaaaaaggataattgtGGGATTATACGAAATCATGGAagggaaacttttgaaaattgtaaaacactatatagaatttaaagaatctttcattcaataaaaaatagacaaattggactccatgaaaatttaaaaattttattcatcaaaagacactgtcaacagagtaaaaaggtgATCCACAGaataagagaagatatttgcaaatcctcTACCTAAAAAAGGATTAAtagccagaatatatagagaactcataAACTCAATGGGAAATTACATGatgaaaaaaatgggcaagggactTGATACACATTTCCccaaaaaaagacacacaaatgCTCAAtgaggacatgaaaagatgctcaacaccattaatcattaggggaatgcaaatcagaactacagtgagatatcatttcGCCATTAGCTACCCATTAGGTAgctaccatcaaaaaaaaaaaaatgttgaaaaggatgtggagaaagtggaatccttgtgccctgttggtgggaatgtaaaatgttacagccactatggaaaacagtatgaagtttcttcaaaaaattaaaataaaactaccataggatctagcaattctacttctgggcatatacccaaaggaagtgaaagcagggtcttgaagagatatcatagcagcgttattcacaacagccaaaaaagTGGAAGCCACCCAAGTGGCCGCTGATGTTTGAATGGACAGGCAAAACgggactattactcagccttaaaaaggaagaaaattctgacacaggcaacaacacggatgaaccttgaggacatgacgCTctgtgaagtaagccagacacaaaaagacaaatactgtgtgataccaCTTGtaggaggtccctagaggagttaaatccatagagacagatgAGAGAGTGGTGggcgccaggggctgggggagggggagggggagttagcATTTAACGGGGACAGAGCTTCAGTTGGGGGGGACGAGAGAGTTACCGGGATGGATGGTAGGAATGGTTGCACATTATGAAGGCATTTAATGTCACCAAGCTGGcacgcttaaaaatggttaagataataGGTTTACGTTTTATTTTCCACAGTTAAAAAgaaaggggagggacttccctggcgacccagtggttaggactctgcgctctcactgccgagggcccgggttcgattcctggtcggggaactaagatcccgcaagccaggcTTGCTCAATGAGCTGATGTAGACACCAGGCAGCCCTTCTGTTAGCCCCCAGGGGCTCCTTCACCAGCTGAAACTGGCTCCTGGTCTCCTGTCCAGAGGGCGGAGTGTGGACTTGACTCGGGGGAGGACACGCGCACTGAACTTGCACGTATGACCCCAGGAAAGGCTCCCCCCTGACCCGCCGCCTGCGAGGAGCACCTCATAGGTACCCAGGGCCGTCCTGGGTCCTGGGGATGTTTAGATGGTGAGCAAATCCAGGCTCAGCCCTGCCCTCAAAGATTCCAGtcttggggagagagagaaatcaggcCCAAGCAAATAATTACATAATTCTTTAATCAGTTCATAACTGTAGAAAGGTTACAAAGAAGTGCCGGTGTGGTAGATGTCGGTGGTCCCCACGCAGACCCCTTCCCCGGGATGGTGCCGTTATCCCAAAGCTGCGGATGCCTCATAACCCCCTGCCCCTTACCTTTCCTGGAAAGGCGCCACCTCACCTGTCTGTGCCCGGGAGGGTCCACTGTCCCCTGGGGCAGGCTGCAGGCAGTGACAGACTGATAAGAGGAACAAAGCAGGGATCCCATGCTTTCAGGTGGGACATTCACGTCCAGAGCGCCCTGTGGGGTCAGGCGGGCCGGACTCCCCACAATCACATCTGTCTCTTTCCTGGCCCAGTTCTGCTTccctcattttcttccaggtttttcCGAGAGTTCCTCCCTTAATGAACCCCTTGCTCAAGAATCTCTGtccacaggtgtagagaacaaacttacggacatcaaggggggaaagtggcaggggtggtggtggtggtggtgtgatgaattgggagattgggattgacatatatacactaatatgtatacaataggtaactaatgagaacctgctgtataaaaaataaataaaacaaaattcaaaaaaaaagaatctctgttCAGGTTTGGGTTCTGGGGAAGCTGACCTAAGATACAAAGGAGCAAGTCGCTGGAAACGCGGCTCCATTTGGGGTGGGAATCGGCCAGGGAAGGTTCTGGGCAATGACGATACCAGCAAACCTGTGTAAGTGCCTCCTGTACGCCAGGCCTTTTCCTTCCCAACACAGGACAGGTGTTCATCTCTTTAGTCCGTATAGCAAATGGCCTTTGAGTTGtgattttaataataaatcaGAGTTAACGGATGTGCTGGGTTGATTAGTGTCCTCCAAATTCATGGCCACCCAGAACTTTCTTGGAAACAGGGTTTTGGCAAATGTAATTATTCAAGTTCAGAGGAGGTCATCCTGGCTTAGAGTGGGCCTGAAATCCAGCGACTGATGGTCCTGTAATGAGagggacagagacacacaggaggCCATATGAAGTCAAAGGCACAGACTGGAGcgatgtggccacaagcccagggacaactggagcccccagaagctgaaagaggcaggaaggaccctcccctggagcctccggagggagagcagccctgcccacaccttgatttcagacctctggcctccacactgtgagacaataaatttctgttgttttaggccacctgttttgtggtcatttgttaggGCCGCCCCAAGACTCGGACACACCTGGGTAAAGAGCTTGGGGGCCAGGAGGGCAGCACGTGCAAAAGCCCGGTGGCTGAACAGATGGAGCCGTTGGGCTCTGACAGCAGCAGTGTGATGGGAGCAGGGCCAAGCACCGGGGTAGGGGTATGGGGAGACAGCGGGGTGGCCGTGGGTGACAGCAAACTGGGCCTTTGCAATAGACTGAAGAGGCTACAAGTTCTGTGCTTTTCTCTcccccagaatctgagctggTCGGGTGGTTTGCGTGACCAGTGGCAGAAGTGATGTTCTAGAACTTTCCAGGCCAGGCCATAAGAAGCCTTGGGCCTCTCTGAGCACTCTCCCTTGAAGCCTGAGTTGCCAGGGAAGAATTatgaccctccctcccccagctgagTCCATCCAAAGGCTGAGTCCTTGAAAAGCCCACGTAAAGCCGAAGAGTCATCCCACAGGGTCCTGTCCAAATTCCTGGGCCACAAAACTGGGACGTTAAATAAAACGGTTGTCTAAAGTCTCGAGTTTTGGGGTAGGTTGTAATGCAGCAGTAAGTGATGAGAAAAGCCTCTGGGACCATGCCGTCGAGGGCTGTGATCTTGACCCTCGCTGCAAAAGGAGGCTGTGGACAGACTTCCAGCAAGGGTGAGGGTAGGGATCTTATGTGTGCGCTGAGAAGGCCCCAGGGAACGGGCCGTTGGGGGTAGATGGAGGTTGGAGGCCAGCTGAGAAGCTGCTGCAGCCACCTGGGCCCACACAGAGGTGACAGGCACAAGGGTCGTTGCCTGGCAGGTGGGGAGATGGTTAGATTTCAGAGCCAGGATGGCGAAACCAACTCTGCTGAGTGGGGGACCGCAGGCCggtgggaagggtggggagggcatCCCTGGGTTTGGCCTGTGCACCTGGGCAGCAGGAGGGGGAGGCTCGGGGAGGGGTGGTACTGGGGGtggaggctgggcagggctgCTCTTCAATGGTCCAGCCAGGTGCCCGAGCTCCTGGGTCTCCTCTGGCAGCTCGGCTCCCTGTGTGCCCAGCATGTCCCCAGCGAGGACATGGCCCAGCGTGGgcacccctccttctccccaccttTTCTTGgccacgatttttttttttttatggatgtatagttgatttacaatgttgtgttaatttctgctgtacagcaaagtgactcagttatacacatatggacatcctttttcatattcttttccattatggcttaccacaggatattgtatatagttccctgtgctatacagtaggaccttgctgtttatcccaCTTTTTTGGGAGGGGCCGCaccgcgcggcttgcaggatctcagttccctgaccagggattgaacccgggcccatggcagtgaaagcgcagagtcctaaccactggaccgccagggaagtcccccactttttttttttttaaagaaacacttaGGATTCAGATTCTAAATCAAGAACAATTACAATTTATTCACACTGAAGAAAGACTGAGCGCAGAACCCCTTGCCCCGTCACATTCTAGAACAGACAGGAGTGGACCAGTGCGGGCTCCTGGGTGGGAGGTGGGTTCCCGGAGCTCCCTTCAGAAACAGGGCGAGGCAGCCCTCCCTCCGAGAAGACCCCACCACACCCAGATGAGGGTCTTTGTTCTTTATGACAGCAACTCCTAACACCGGGCCAGAAAATCATCCCATCAGCACCCCGAAGATAAAAAGGATTGGGACGTTAAGACTATAATTAAGTCTCTTAGGAGAATAACAATGACGATAGGGAAGGGTGACTGTTTGTTGTACCCGAGCACTTCACACGCATCCTGTCCTCAATCCACACACCAGgcccctgaggcacagagaagtcaccTGGctcgtccaaggtcacacagccagctggGAGGCAGTGACGTTGGCCCACAAGCCAGGCCTCTTTGGTCACCAAGGACGGACAGAACTGAGGAGGAGGTGCCCTAGAAGGCAGGAGGATTTTGAGAAACCCCAGCAGGGCCCCCTGCTCTCCTCTGGACCGTCTATTCTCAGCCTGGCCACCAGTGTCCCTTTTCCGCTGTCCCCGGGGCATTGAGACGGACCCCATGGCCCAGCCTCTCTGTCTCCTCCCGGCTCGTCATGTATCGTCCTCTCCCTCGGGATGAGGGCCCCACCCCGGCAGGGATCTCTGTTTTCCTCACTGGGGTATCCCAAGCTCTTAGAGCTGCGCCTGGCACGCAGTAGGCATGCAACAAACAagtgttaagtgaatgaatgactttTCAGTCCCCCTCTTTGGACCCAACATCAGTCTAGAGGCAGGAAGGCCAAGCGGTTCAGCTGCCAGATTCCGCCAACCATGGGCAGGTTCTCGCCTCAGAAGCTGGATGAAGCCTTCCATGTTTGGCCAGGGCAGATATGGACCTGGGGACCACAGGGGACAGCAGGAGAAAAGGCCAAGGCTGGGCCTTTTCACTCCttttccaccccccaccccaaggagTATGAAGAACTACCGCGCTAAGTTCCCCTAGGGCTGCAGCAACAAAGGACCACAAATTCAGTGGCTTCCAATAACGAGAATGTATTGTCTCCCaggcctggaggccagaagtccgagatcaaggtgtgggcaggttgGCTCCTTCTGAGGCTGAGGGAGAGCCTGGGCCAGGCCTCTGCACACCTGCTGGGGGTTCACGTTGTTCCTTGGCATCTCCTTGCTTACAGACGCATCACCCCAGCCCTCCTCCATCCAAGGCCTCCTCCCTGTGGCCTTCTCTTTCCACGACCTTCCTTTTATAAGCACGCCAGTCACAGAGGACTAGAgttcaccctaatgacctcattttaactcaaTTCCcttgtaaagaccctatttccaaagaaagtcacattctatgtatggggtggggtggggtaggtaGGACTCCAATGTATCCTTTCGGGGGGCCcacaatttaacccataacaCGGCCTGTGGATGTCTTGGTCCTCCTTAGATCATGGGCATCCAAAAGAAAGTGATGTCTCAGAGGGCAAAATAAGTACCATTAAGGACCCCACAGCCCTGCTGGCTTTTTCTGGGTCTTTTTGCCAAGTGACTGGATCTAttctggaggggggaggggaacccAGATTCTAGGCCCGTTAGGTCagtgctcaatttttttttttttaattgccatcGACACTACTAAGACCTCCTATATCACATCCTGTTAGAGACcagttggatatatatatatagtagacaCAGTGTTCACAAGACAATTTGTTCCCTTACTGTGATTGACACACTCTGGAAGGCTCTATTCTATATGATtttattccatttcctttttttgtaaaagGCTAGTTGGGGTTCATTGAATTGATTCAAGACTCATTGGTGGGAGATTGAAAAATATGCTTGAGTCAGTCTTCCGATGATCAGCTCTGGGGGCTGCATTCTCCACCCACAGGAAAGTACAAATTGCTTTAGCCTGGACCAGGCCAAGGTGAGGGGCACTGGTTAGTCCCTGGGTGGGAAGAGTGTGAATTAGCCCCATCAGGAGAATAAACTGCAAGATTCAGTGTCATCACAAAACTTTGCGACACTCACaccccccaggccccgcccccgaggCTCCTGTCTTCAAGGCCACATTTGTGTGGACACAGCTGGCTAAAATCTGTCTCCACAccgcccgcccccaccccccccagccaGCCCCGGCCAGGCGAGGCTCAGGGCCTCAAATAGACACTGGGAGACAGGGGGAGGGAGCCATATCTTGGCATTTCAAGGCAGGTTTTAATCGTTTGCGATACCTTCCCCGATTATGTCCATCAAGTCCAATGGGGTTCTTTTTACACGTGAtaaatgttttccatttattCTGTATTTCGATGTGCACAGCACATACATCACAATACGGGTCAGCACCTGTATAAAACTACAGACAGATTCTGAAAACAGCAGTAAGTACGGAAACCTCAAATCCCCATCACAGCAATAGAAACACTTTACAAGATTTCAAAGGTTCAATGACATCTCTACACGCTTCACATCCGATCCgctgaatatatatacatggtCAAGGATGGCCAAGTTCTGCCCTTAAGACATCCGAGTTCCTGACAATCTGACTGGGCTCTGAGACAAGACATCGTCCCATATTTAAGGCATCTGAAACAATCTGGTTTGTTACTATGTGAATACAGTAAATACAGAACGGCCACAAATCCCAGCTCCTTactcccgccccccgccccactcccacccctatgCAATCAGCACCGAGATCTCTGAGCAAGGCTCAGTACTCCTGGAGTCTAGGGCgcggtttaaaattttttaaaaaacacttttactGCCTGGCCTGAACAGCAGTTTGAGATGTAGGGTCCTGTCTTAAGTGGCTTCTTTCTTCTAGGCCTCAGTTTAAGAATAGTTTTTTAAGTAGATGATTTGCATTCGaacaaagagttttaaaaaggaatgtgAAAGACAAAAACTCCAATCAGATTTTTCCAGTCTTGCTGTCTGTAGACTCCCATAAAGTTAATTCGGGAGACAGTTCAGAAACATCTTAGGAGAGTATTAAAAGTCTTGAGGAAACATTCGGAGCATTTCTGGTAGCAAGCTAAGGTCATTTTGTATAAACTCGAAAAAgtcattcattaaaattaaatgtttgccATCACCTCGGAACTTTATTTAAACCTCACCGACCCTGCCTCTTCCATCTTTGCTTCCACGACAGGGGttacatttgtaaaatatataaagaaaaatataaggttACTTGGTGACCATATAGTGTACTCTAACAgctgtctgcaaatattttcaccatgATTATCCTTACTAAAAGTAAATCACGGGGTAAAGATAGCTCAAACGTGACAAGGTTCGAATGGGGCACACCAACACTATCTGCAATCCTTTTTGGctacatatggaaaaaaaagCCACTTGGGATGGCAAACTCCTACACCCGGTCTGAGCTTTCTGCAGATTTTGCCAGATGAGTGGTTTAAGGGCTTTCGAGGTAGATGTTAAATCCACTTAATCAGGAATGCAACGGAGAGAAGCAGTGGCTTCCCCCACGCAAACTGCCTTAAGTGTTTTTGTACAGTGACAAGGACATTTCACCTAAAATGAACAGCTAGTTCTAGCCCGAAGCTTCCCAAACACAgggaagtgtgtgtgttttttggtttttgtttttttgtaaatatatatatgtatacgctATTACTTATCAGAAGTCTCCACTATCACAAACTGTCTTTCACCCTCGGGTTTTGGCAGTGGTTGTAAATCCACCCAATCTTGTCCATTTCCAGCCTTCCAGCGCAATATCAATTCCTCTCCGACGGATCTTACAAAATTTCTTCGTTTTTGCCTTTTCCCCAGTGGCCACAGAGAAACACAGGCTGTGGTTGatccagaaaaaggaaaacaggagtTTATAAAGTTGCCCACGGGTCTCCCCCATCTGGTAGGTCGAGGAAGATTGACTGCAGCAAAGTTCAAAGGTCATTCCTGGCAGATCTAAAAACAGAGTGACAGTGGTGGCCTCGACAGTGCGCTTTCTGTACCCGAAGTAAACCGATATGTCCTGAGGAATATCTTCTGGGCACAAAGGGAGTGGGGCGCTGCAGGATGCTAGGAATGAAGCCAAGACCGGGAGCTTCCTTTAACTGGCTTCCAAAGCCCCAGGAAACCTTTCCAGACACAGAGATGCTCACCACCAAACCACAGGGGACAGTGCAAAGCAGGGTTGATGTCACAGACTGATGTCACCGGTTTTTAATATACGAAATAGCAGCAGTCACTTGTGACAACTTTTTGACAAGTTAAATAAACCCAGTGGAAGGGTCTCTACTGTTTTACCAGAAAAGTCAGGGtttggtggttttgtttgtttgtttgtttttttcagaaaaatacaaaacacatCCACAGAGCCATAAATAATCTGGTGgcaatatatacacatttaaataattaatttaaatatcttacacCTACTCTTGAGTTAAACTGTCCATCCGAAGAAAGTGCACCAAGGTGGCCCTTGGCACTCCCCTCCTGGGGGCTCTGAGGGTCACAGCCTGGGGAGGAAATGGGTGACCTTCATGGTGGGTGACACCCGGTTCCCCTTCTTGGTCTTCCCGTTCTTACTCAGGGCGATGAACATGCCGGGGTACCTGTAGCACTCATAGGCGTTGTAGTTGTTGGGGAGGAGGATCTCTTTGAACTTGCACTCATCGGTGAAGAAAGGCTGGCGGGGAAGGAGAAGCGGTGTCAGGTGGAGCCATCTCTGGGCCAAGGGACCCCTGTGGGCGGGGGTCAGGGACTCCTTTCTCTCCCAGTCCCACCCTGGCTGCGAGGCCTCTGCTGGGAAGTCAGGGTGCCAAGACCTTCACAGGGTGATTAGAGGTACCCGGCCAGCTCGCAGCAGCCGCTGCTCCAGACACCTGCCCGGCACCTGGCAGCCAGGAAATTTCATCACCGCTGTGTCCACCCTGAAGACTGCAGTCCTGCCCACCGGGACCGCCCCCCCCCTCCAGGGGCTACAGTGAGGGGCTCCCAATGACACCCTTTGACCGACTGGCAAGTGCCCACTCAAGGATGGCAGGAACGCTGTCCCCGTCTTGGGGCCGTGCCTCTTGTTTGGGCTGGCCCGGGGTCAGCCGCACTGCCTCAGGGCCTTGGAGGGGGTTGCTTCCAATCCTGTGACCCCACCGCAGTTCCACATCCCGGCGTCGGGTGGCCTGGAGGCGTCACGATCCCGCCCGGCTGCTCGGCCGGGCCCCGAGGTACTCACCGAGCCGTAGAGTTTGCCCCTGCTGCTCATGGCCACGAAGAACCGGCTGGCCACGCCGAAGACGCTCACCACTCCCCGCTCCACGGGCGAGAGCTCCAGCAGGCCTGGGGGCGGGGCGCGGGTCATTCCCGGGCACGGGACCCTCGGCCCTCGCCGCCCGACCTggccccctcctctgcctgcGCGCCTCCGGGACGCCCACTTCTGGGGTGGAGGTGAGTGTAGAGGACCCGGGTCCCCGGCGCAGGTCGCCCCCGAAGGGCCCCCGGAGCCCAGCGGGCTCGCCCCCAGGGCCGGCCCAGCGGCGGCCGCGCCCAGTCCGGGACGGCAGGAGAGGGGTGGCCCCGGCGGCCCCCGAGTCCGGCCCCAACGCCGGCGCGCGTCCCGGGCCCCCGCAGGTGCCGGTGGCTGCGCCGCGCTCCCAGTGCCCACGGGCGAAGGCGCTGGAATTCGTCACCCGGAGCCCGGACTTCTGAAGGCGGGGGAGGCGGGGCTCGGCCGCCCGGTTGCGCAAAGCCGGTCGCTGCTGCGACTCCAGGAGCCGAGCGCGTTTGCGTCCCCGGCGTGCCCACGCCAGAGGGACCGGAACCCGAGTCCGCCCCGGTTCCCAGAGCCCGCGGGCAGGTGTCAGCCGAGACCTTCGGGTTGCGAGTTGGAAGGGGCGGCCGCTGCCCCGGGCCCCGACCCttcccgcccgccccgccccactcACTGTCACTCGTGTCCGCGTGCACGCCGCCGATGCGGCCGTCCGGGAGCACCTGGAGGTGGAAGCCGATGCCCACGTTGCAGTAGAGCCTCCGCAGCCTTTTGATGCCCAGCAGGTAGTCCCCGGCGCCGCTCTGGACGGCAGCCTCCTTGGGCTGCGCGGCCACCGGCAGGCGCGCCAGCGAGCGCGCCACCAGGCTCTCCCAGCGACGCTCCAGCTCGGCCTCCAGCGTGCCGTTGGGTGCGGTGGGCGCGGCGGCGCCCCCTCGGCCGGCCCAGGGCGCCAGCACGGCCAGCAGCACCGCCGGGAGCAGCGCAGCCGCGGCCGCCCCGGGCCCCGCCATCCCCGCCATCCCCGCCCTCGGGCCGTGCGTCCGTGGGTAGGTCGGTGCGCCCGGGAAGCCGGGGGCCGAGCTGCGCCTGTGGGGGCTTGCGGGAGCGCACGGCCGGGGAAGAAGCCGGAGGCGAGCGACGGAGCCCCCAGGCGCCGGGAGCTACCCGGGCTGCATGGAGAGGCGGGCAGTGGCGGAAGGACGCGCGGCCGCGGCTGGGACCCTGCGGAGCGGTGCGCGCCTCCCTGCGCGCTGGGCCGGCCCGGGCCGAGCCACTATATATAGCAGAtcgccccccccccactcccgcAGGGGGCCGTTTGCGTTCTCCTGGGCGCCCGGGGCGCTGTGGCGCTCGCGGCTGGTCGCAGGCCGCCTGCCaatcagggctgggggaggggaggaggccggGGACCAGCGCCGCGAGTGCCACCTGGAGGGTCCCCGGCCCCCACCCCTGGCTTCGCTGGGCCCATGGACCTGTTGGTCCCGACCCTCGCGTCTCCTCCACTCTCGTCTTGCAGCCAAAGTTTTGCTTCTTCCACTTTGTCCCTGCCTGTCCCGTCTCCGTGGGGCCCCTTCTCCGCCTCTGTTCCAGCGGCCTGGGTGCCGCCCTCATCTGGTACCCTCAGCTCAGAGAAGTCACTCCTTGCGCTTTGCCTTTCAGGGACTCCCCGGAACTTGTTCCTTCGCTGGGACCCTGTGGACCCACCTGGGAATGAGGGGCGGGTAAGGGCAGTAATCGCCAGGAGCGCCTGAGCCTGGAAGGAAGAATCCAGCGCTACAGGGTGGAGGGAGGCAAGGGCCTGGGTTTGGCCACCTGCGCTCTGGGTGCTTCAGGGATGGAGCTGTGTATACCAGGTGGAGGCATCACCTGAGCAGGGGACCTGAGTGGGCGGTGCTAAGAGAAGACGGGGTGAGCTGGTGCACCCCGGGAGGCCCCGGCACTgcaccccctacacacacacccatgcaaggacaggggccagggccaTAGGGGACACCCTTTGTCCCCCTCCCCTTTAATTCTGCAGCAGGAATACTCAAGTGCCATAGTCAGAAGCCAACCTAGCTGGGACCCAGGCCAGGCTTTTGGAaggctcccttcccccacctgctGTCCCCACCCCCCTCTGTGCCCATTATGGCCTGATGGGGGCGGGTCCAGCTAGATGCTGGCTCACCTAGGTGTGAAAATCCCTGTTCTCAGTTGTACCTGAGGAGCCTTGCTGTCACCTCCCAGCAGGTCCCGCCCAGCCACCGCTGCAGGGGGCCCGGAGCCCACCCTACCCCCCGCGGCCACCAGCACCTGTGACCAGAGACATCATCCCCGGGCCTTTtcagcctccccacctcccaccccattcCTGCCTGAGGAGCCCTTGGACCGACCTCTGAACCCTGCTGGGGCTCATTCAGACCACAGAGGGGACCTAGGAGGTTGGAggtctctggcttgaagccagaAAGGGGGCACCCAAGGCTCAGTGAGTGGCCTTGGCCGGACCAGCACCCGGTCTCCAGACTTCTCGGTGAGAGCCTTTGCTCCCTCTGGGCCTGCAGCCTGACCAAGCAGTGGCCATCCAGGCCGAGCCTTGCTGGGAGGCCGGGTACTGGCTCAGGGCTGCCAGTCACGGCTATAAGATCAGCTCTGCAGCTGCTTGGACCCTGGGCCCCCTCACCCCCATGGGGCACAGGAGACCAGAACCTGCC of Balaenoptera ricei isolate mBalRic1 chromosome 8, mBalRic1.hap2, whole genome shotgun sequence contains these proteins:
- the FGF4 gene encoding fibroblast growth factor 4, encoding MAGPGAAAAALLPAVLLAVLAPWAGRGGAAAPTAPNGTLEAELERRWESLVARSLARLPVAAQPKEAAVQSGAGDYLLGIKRLRRLYCNVGIGFHLQVLPDGRIGGVHADTSDSLLELSPVERGVVSVFGVASRFFVAMSSRGKLYGSPFFTDECKFKEILLPNNYNAYECYRYPGMFIALSKNGKTKKGNRVSPTMKVTHFLPRL